One Gordonia pseudamarae genomic window, TTCTTGATGCTGATCTGCCAGTCCGGCCGGTCGGTGGCCCCGGTGAGTGAGTACTGGCGGATCTGGCGGGCACCGTCGGCGAGTGGAACCTGCACCGAAATATACTGTCCGGCATGGAAAGACGGCAACGGTGAGCCGTCGGTGGCGGCGATGGTCAGCGAGATGGTGTCGGGGGACTGGTACTGCCGCCCGGTGACCACCACATCACGCCACACGTCGCCGGGTGCCACGCCGGCCTGCTGGTACAGGTGGTTCTCCTCGGTGATCAGCGCGTCGGCCATCTGCCAGTACAGGGCGTCCCAGGCCTCGGCCACCTCCGGTGTCACCGCCTCGCCGAGAACATCGACGATGGCTTCGAACAGGTACTTGTGGACGATCTGGTACTGATCGCGGGTGATGCCCAGCGACGCGTGCTTGTGGGCGATGCGCTTCAGGATGAACTGCTGCCGCGCCCGGTCCGGGACCAGCTGCAGCTGGGCGTAGGCGGCGACAGAACCCGCCAGCGCCTGCGGCTGCGCGCCGGTCTTCTGGTGTGTCCGGTTGAACAGATTGTCCAGCAGATCGGGGTGTGCGCCGAACAGACGTCCGTAGAAGTTCGGCGTGATCTCGGGGATCGCGGCGCCGACCGCGGGCAGGGTGGCCTCGATGGTTGCGAGATGCGATTCGGACAGCATGGCTACTCCAATCTGTGCCGGGGGCTTTCCGGCTGTTTCGATGCCCAGGCGGTCGGCCTGGGGTGAGTCTGGGGTGAGTCTGGGGTCGGGGACTATCCGGTGCCGACGTCGGTGTCGGTGATCTTGAGGACGGAAGAGCTTGTCCAGGTGGGCTTTCCAAGACTGAGCAACGTTGCTCGGGTGGGCGGCCCGGTGAGTTCGTCGATCGTGTGCTCATCAAGCGCGTCGTAAAAGGCGGCCTGCGCCTGGGCAAGGGCCTTACGTAGCCGGCAGGCGCCCTTCAGCGGGCAGGGTTGCGGCCCTTCGCAATCGACGACCTCGCCCTCTCCTTCGAGCTTGCGGGCCAGCCAGCCCACCCGGGCGGTGCGACCCAGCTCGGTGATCGCGACACCCCCGGTACGCCCGCGCCGCGAGTGGACGATGCCGAGCTCGGCGAGCCGGCTGACGACCTTGGCCACGTGTGTGTACGGGACGGCCAACTCCGCCGCCAGATCCCGGGAGGTGAGCGCGGTGTCCGCCGGGGCGGTGACCAGACGCATCACGACCCGGAGTCCGATGTCGGTGAAGCGGGTGAGTTGCATGAACCCAGATAACTAAATTGGTATCTGGGATGTCAATTAAAAAGTGAGCCGGGTCACCGTCATTCGGGAGAAGATGAGGACAAGGTCCCTCGGTACCGGGTAGGACTGCTCAGCGCAGCAGTCGGTCACCGGCCCGCAACAGCGCACTGGGCAGCGTTCTGCCGATCAGACGCTGCGCGATCCTCGCCGCCGCGATCGCCCGCTCCAGATCGACATCCACCGCGATTCCGCTGTCGCGCAACATGTAGACGAGGTCCTCGGTGGCGATGTTGCCGCTGGCACCCGGCGCGAAAGGGCAGCCGCCCACGCCGCCGACGGATGCGTCGAGCCGGTTCACCCCGGCCAGCACCGCCGCGTAGGCGCTGGCCAGCCCGGTCCCGCGGGTGTTGTGGAAATGGCAACCCAGGGGCAACCCTCCGATCGCCGGGCGCACCCGGTCGAGTAAGGCGGTCACCCTTCCTGGCGTCGTGGTGCCGATCGTGTCGGCGACGGCGATCCGGTCGGCTCCCGACTCCACCGCCGCGTCGACGATGCGCAGCACCCGTTCGGCCGGCGTCGGACCGTCGAACGGGCAGTCCCACGCGGTGGCGATGATGACCTCCACGGTCGCGTTCGCGTCATGGGCGATCGCCGCGATCTCGGGGATCGCGGCCGTGGCGGCGGCGCTGTCGCGCCCCACATTGGCACGGCTGTGCGCATCGGCGGCCGACACCACGTACTCGATCGAGTTCAGGCCCGCGTCCAGAGCCCTGCGTGCCCCGTTGGGGCTGGCCACCAGGGCAGAAAAGGCGATGTCGGGAAAGCGCGCGAGCTCGGCGGCGAAATCCGGCGCGTCGGCGAGCGCGGGCACCTTGCTCGGCGAGACGAAGGCGGTCGCCTCGACCTCGGTGACACCCGTGGCCGCGATGGCCTCCAGGAGTTCGACCTTCGCCTCGGTGGGGATCGGTTCCTCGATCTGCAGGCCGTCGCGCAGCGCGACCTCCCGTAATGTCACATGCGTCGCGGTCACAGAACCCCCTCCTCGCTCAAACGGGCCAGTTCCCGCTCGGAGTACCCGAGCAGGTCTCGGTAGACCTCGGCGTTGTCCCGGCCGAGTCGGGCGGGCCCGGCGTTGCGGACCGAGCCCGGCGATTCCGACAGCTTCGGAATGATTCCGGGTCCCTTGACATTTCGGTTCACACGTTCGTCCCAGTGATCGACGATCATCTCCCGGGCGATCAACTGGGGATCGTTGACCACCTCGGCGACGGTGTTGATCGGTCCGGCGATCACGCCCGCCGCCGACAGCGTGCCGATGAGATCGGCGGGGGAGTGCAGCGCCGCCCACGCGCCGATGATCTCGTCGAGGCGGTCCTGATTGCGCCCGCGTGCGAGATGATCGGCGTAGTCGGGGTCGTCGGCCAGTTCGGGCCGTCCCATCGCGGCGCACAATCGGCGGAACACGGTGTCCTGGTTGGCGGCGATCACGATCCAGCTGCCGTCGGCGGCCCGATAGATGTTGGACGGGGCGATGCCCTCCAGGCGGGTTCCGGACGGGCCGCGCACCACACCGCCCACGTCGTAGTCGGGAATCGTCGACTCCTGCACCGCCAGACACGCTTCGATCAATGCCGTGTCCACCACCTGGCCGCGGCCGGTGACGGTGCGGCGGTACAACGCGGCGAGTGCGCCCTGTGCGGCGAACATGCCGGCCAGCGAGTCGCCGAGGGAGATCGCCAGACGTGGCGGCGGGGCATCGGGAAAGCCGTTCATGTGCCGAAGTCCGCTCGCGGCCTCGGCGACGGAGGCATAGCCGGGTTTGTGGGCGTCGGGGCCGGTCTGCCCGTAACCCGAGATCCGGACCAGGATCAGGCCCGGATTC contains:
- a CDS encoding globin domain-containing protein; this translates as MLSESHLATIEATLPAVGAAIPEITPNFYGRLFGAHPDLLDNLFNRTHQKTGAQPQALAGSVAAYAQLQLVPDRARQQFILKRIAHKHASLGITRDQYQIVHKYLFEAIVDVLGEAVTPEVAEAWDALYWQMADALITEENHLYQQAGVAPGDVWRDVVVTGRQYQSPDTISLTIAATDGSPLPSFHAGQYISVQVPLADGARQIRQYSLTGATDRPDWQISIKNVGEVSGFLHEQVFEGDTLHVSTPFGDLVVPDDGTPLLIASAGIGCTPAIGVLTALAAQQDSRHITVLHADRSRARQPHRGQLAALVEQLPNAQLTQWYEEGHVPGASDRVRTGFMNLEGVDLQDDSHALLCGPAEFLSAIRAQLIDRGIPENQIHYETFGPELVRVGAA
- a CDS encoding RrF2 family transcriptional regulator encodes the protein MQLTRFTDIGLRVVMRLVTAPADTALTSRDLAAELAVPYTHVAKVVSRLAELGIVHSRRGRTGGVAITELGRTARVGWLARKLEGEGEVVDCEGPQPCPLKGACRLRKALAQAQAAFYDALDEHTIDELTGPPTRATLLSLGKPTWTSSSVLKITDTDVGTG
- a CDS encoding hydroxymethylglutaryl-CoA lyase gives rise to the protein MTATHVTLREVALRDGLQIEEPIPTEAKVELLEAIAATGVTEVEATAFVSPSKVPALADAPDFAAELARFPDIAFSALVASPNGARRALDAGLNSIEYVVSAADAHSRANVGRDSAAATAAIPEIAAIAHDANATVEVIIATAWDCPFDGPTPAERVLRIVDAAVESGADRIAVADTIGTTTPGRVTALLDRVRPAIGGLPLGCHFHNTRGTGLASAYAAVLAGVNRLDASVGGVGGCPFAPGASGNIATEDLVYMLRDSGIAVDVDLERAIAAARIAQRLIGRTLPSALLRAGDRLLR
- a CDS encoding CaiB/BaiF CoA transferase family protein; translated protein: MTTGALDGIRVIEIGTLISGPFAGRLLGDMGADVIKIEPPGRPDPIRTWGQAELDGHRFLWTVHARNKRSITLDLRKPGGRRIFLDLVGRSDIVVENFRPGTLEKWDLGYDVLSETNPGLILVRISGYGQTGPDAHKPGYASVAEAASGLRHMNGFPDAPPPRLAISLGDSLAGMFAAQGALAALYRRTVTGRGQVVDTALIEACLAVQESTIPDYDVGGVVRGPSGTRLEGIAPSNIYRAADGSWIVIAANQDTVFRRLCAAMGRPELADDPDYADHLARGRNQDRLDEIIGAWAALHSPADLIGTLSAAGVIAGPINTVAEVVNDPQLIAREMIVDHWDERVNRNVKGPGIIPKLSESPGSVRNAGPARLGRDNAEVYRDLLGYSERELARLSEEGVL